TGGTCGGCTATATGGACCGTTGCCGCATGCTGATCGCCTGGTGCGAGATGCGTGGCGATTTCCGCATGTTCCGAACCGATCGGCTCGGGACGGTGGAGTTCCTCGACGAACGCTATCCGGAACGCCGCGCGACGCTTCGCCGCCGCTGGCTGGCGATGATGGATCGACGGCGTGCGGGATCGGCGGGATCGTGACCATCGAACAAAACGTACTTGTCGGTACAGAAAGCGGTTGACGTGCCATCGGCCGCGTTTATATACCGCCTAGTACAGAACGTGGCGCCAGTGTAGCGCAGCCATGCGAACCCACCGCGTCGCCCTCGCGTAACCGAAGGCGCACCGTCCTCCAGCCGGAGCGATCCGACGGCGCGCACCCTCGTGCGCCGATCATGGTCGTTCGCCATCATCGACCAACAGCCACGGACCAGGCGTTCGCGGGCAACGACCCGCCACGTCCGCACGACATGATCAAGGGAGATCATCATGGCCTATATGTCCTTCACCACCTGGGACGCCGATACGACGGCCACTGCGCCACGGCCCGTCGCGGATCCCGTGCCGGTCGCCGCCTCCACCGCGCGGCTCAGCGCGCTGGAATGGTCGGTGGTCGCCCTCGCCGCCAAGGACCCGCTGTCCTCGCTGCGGACCCCCGGCCGCATGGCGATCGCGATGGGGGCGCTGTTCGGCGATCGCCGCCGCTCCGCCCTCGCCGATCCACGGCTGGAGGCGCTGCGCCGCATCGCCGTGCTCGGCCGGCACCAGGGCTATACCGTCGCACCGACGGAAATCCGCGCTTTCGTCGCCGCCGGTTTCAGCGAGGACCAGTACGAACTGGTCATCGACAGCCTGCATGCCGCGGCACGCCGGGCCGGAGCGCGCGCATGAACATGCATGCCCCCATCGACACCGCCATCACCACGCCGGTTCCGCCGCGCGATCGTCGCTGGCGCCGGGCTGCGCTGGTGCTGGTGCCGCTGGCGGCGGCCGGTCTCGGCTATGGCCTGATCGATCATGACGCGCCCGCCGCTGCCGCCCCGCCCCCGCCGTCGGTCACCGTCGCCCAACCGCTGGTGCGCGAGGTGAACGAATGGGACGATTACGTCGGCCGTTTCGAACCCAGCCGCAGCGTCGAGGTGCGCCCGCGCGTGTCCGGTGCGATCACCGCGATCCATTTCACCGACGGTGCGATCGTGCAGAAGGGCCAGCTGCTCTTCACCATCGATCCCCGCCCCTTCGCCGCGTCGCTGGCCGAGGCGCGCGCCGGTCTCGCCAGTGCGCAGAGCGACGTCGCCCTCGCCCGCGCCGATCTCGATCGTGCCAACCGTCTGATCGCCGACGATGCCGTGTCGAAGAGCGACGTCGACCAGCTGAACGCCCGGCTGCGCGCTGCCACCGCCGCGCTTGCGGCGGCGCAGGCCAGGGTCCGCTCGCGCGCGCTGGACGTCGAATTCACGCAGGTCCGTGCGCCGATCGGCGGGCGTATTTCGGATCGGCGGATCGATGCCGGCAATCTGGTGGCGGCCGACGATGCCAACGGCACGCTGCTGACCACGATCAACGCGCTCGACCCGATCTATTTCACCTTCGACGGGTCGGAGGCCTTGTTCCTCAAGACCAAACGCGCCGCCGCATCCGGCGCCGGCCTGACCCCGGTCGAGGTCAGGTTGCAGGACGAGGGCGACTACCGCTGGAAGGGCCGGCTGGACTTCACCGACAACGGCCTCGATCCCAAATCCGGCACCATTCGCGGCCGTGCGGTGCTCGCCAACCCCGGCCTGTTCCTGACACCCGGCATGTTCGGCAACATGCGCCTCGGTCGAGGCGGCACGACGCGGGCCCTGCTGGTGCCCGACGCCGCGGTCCAGACCGACCAGGCACGCAAGACGCTGCTGACCGTCGCCGCCGACGGGTCGGTCACCGCCAAGCCGGTGCAGCTCGGCCCGGTGCTGGGTGGCCTGCGCGTCGTCCGCGCCGGTCTGTCGCCGGGCGACCGCGTCGTCATCAGCGGCACGCAGATGGCGATGCCGGGTGCGAAGGTGACCGCCAAAATCGGCCGCATCGTGCCCGCCCCGAACGCCGCAAACCCCGAAGGCGGCGCCGCGCCGCTCGCAGGCGAAGTGACCTTCGCCCGATAACGCCCACTCACCCCCACCGGCCGCCGGCGACGCCGTCTCCTTCCCCCTCCACCGGACGGGGGACGGAAGGCGCGTAGCGCCGCACGGGTGGGGGTGAGACCGATACGCCCGTCGAACTCCATCCTCTTTCGGGGAGCCTGTCATGCGCTTTTCGCGCTTCTTCATCACGCGTCCGATCTTCGCCGCGGTCATCGCGGTCATCATCACGATCGTCGGCGCCATCGCCTATTGGGGCCTGCCGGTCTCGCAATATCCGGACATCGTGCCACCGACGGTGACGGTGACCGCCACCTATCCCGGCGCATCGGCCGAAACCGTCGCGGAGACGGTCGCCGCACCGATCGAGCAGGAAATCAACGGCGTCGACAACATGCTCTACCAGAGCAGCCAGTCGACCGGCGACGGCACGGTGACGATCACCGTCACCTTCCGCCTCGGCACCGACCTCGACGCCGCACAGGTGCTCGTCCAGAACCGGGTCGCGGTCGCCGTACCGCGCCTGCCGCAGGAGGTGCAGCGCCTCGGCGTGGTCACGCGCAAGACCTCGCCCGACTTCCTGATGGTCGTGAATCTCGTCTCCCCCGACCACAGCCTCGATCGTGGCTACATCAGCAACTATGCGTTGACGCAGGTTCGCGACCGGCTCGCCCGGATCGAGGGCGTCGGCGACGTGCGGCTGTTCGGCGCCCGCGACTATGCGATGCGGGTGTGGATCGATCCCGGCCGCGCCGCCGCGCTGAACCTGACCGCCGGCGACATCGTGTCGGCCCTGCGCGCGCAGAACGTGCAGGTCGCCGCCGGCACGCTCGGCCAGCCGCCCTATGCAAACGGCAGCGCCTTCCAGCTCAACGTCGAGACGCAGGGCCGGCTGGTCGACCCTGCGCAATTCGGCCAGGTCGTGATCCGCACCGATGCCGATGGCCGGCAGGTGCGCGTCGCCGACGTCGCGCGCGTCGAACTGGGTGCGGCGGACTATGCCTCCAACACCTACCTCTCGGGCGAACCGACCGTCATCGCGGCGGTGTTCCAGCGACCCGGCTCGAACGCCCTCGCCGCCGCCGAGGCGGTCAGCGCCGAGATGCGGACGATGGCGAAGTCCTTTCCCAAGGGGCTGGAATATCGGGTGATCTACAACCCCACCGAATTCATCGCGCAATCGATCGATGCGGTGAAGCATACCCTGGTCGAGGCGATGATCCTCGTCGTCCTCGTCATCCTCGTCTTCCTGCAGAAATGGCGTGCGGCGATCATCCCGATCGTGGCGATCCCGGTGTCGCTGATCGGTACGTTCGCGGTGCTCGCGGCGCTGGGCTACAGCCTCAACAACCTGTCGCTCTTCGGGCTGGTGCTGGCGATCGGCATCGTGGTCGACGACGCGATCGTCGTCGTCGAGAACGTCGAGCGCAATCTGGAACGCGGCCTGTCTCCGCTGGAGGCGGCGCGCACCTCGATGGACGAAGTGTCGGGGGCGCTGGTCGCGATCGTGCTCGTGCTGTGCGCGGTGTTCGTGCCGACATTGTTCCTCACCGGCCTGTCGGGTGCCTTCTACCAGCAGTTCGCCGTGACGATCTCGACCGCAACGATCATCTCGCTGCTGCTGTCGCTCACCCTGTCGCCCGCGCTCGCCGCGATGCTGCTGAAGGCCCACGACCATACCCACGACGGCAATCGCCTGACCCGCATCGTCCGCCGGGCCGGCGACGCCTTCAACCGCGGTTTCGAACGGATGAGCATGCGCTATGCATCGTTGACGGCGGCGCTGGTCGCGCGTCCCCGGCGGATGATGACCGTCTATGTCGGGCTGATCGCCGCCACCGCGGCGCTGTTCTGGGCGACGCCGTCGGGGTTCATCCCGGCGCAGGATCAGGGATATTTCCTGACCGTCGTCCAATTGCCGTCGGGCGCGTCGGTGGAACGCACCGATGCGGTGGTACAAAAGGTCGCCAGGCGCATCCTTCCGCTCGCCGGGGTGAAGGGAGCGGTGATGCTGGCGGGCTTCGACGGCCCGTCGCAGACGCTCGCCCCCAATGCCGCCGCGGCCTACATCCCGCTCAAATCCTTCGAAGATCGCGAGGCATTGGGCGTCACCCTTGCCGGCATCATGGATGAGGCGCGCAAGGCGACGGCCGACATCGACGAAGCCCGCATCCTCGTCATCCCGCCGCCCCTCATCCAGGGGATCGGCTCGGCCGGCGGCTATCGTCTGATCGTGCAGGACAAGAACGGCGGCAGCTACCAGAAACTGGGCGAGGAAACCGGCAAGCTGATCGCGAAGGCGAACCAGACCGAGGGGCTGGCACAGGTCTTCACCTTCTTCGATTCCGCCACGCCGCGCATCTTCGCCGACATCGACCGCGCCAAGGCCGACATGCTCGGCGTCCCGCCGGAACGCGTGTTCGAAGCGTTGCAGGTCTATCTCGGATCGGCATTCGTCAACGACTTCAACCTGCTGGGGCGCACCTATCGGGTCACCGCGCAGGCCGACGCACCGTTCCGCGCGACCACGGCGGACATCGCCAATCTCAAGACGCGGTCGAACAGCGGCGCGATGGTCCCGATCGGATCGGTGTCGACGTTCCGCGACAAGACCGGGCCATATCGCGTCACCCGCTACAACCTGTTCCCCGCGGTCGAGGTCGATGGCGACACCGCGCCCGGCTATTCCTCCGGTCGGTCGCTGGTGACGATGGAAAAGGTCGCGGCCGAGACGCTGCCGGCCGGCTACGGCACCGAATGGACCGGCATCGCCTTCCAGCAAAAGGCGGCGGGCAGCACGGCCGCGATCGTCTTCGCGCTGGCGGTGGTGTTCGTCTTCCTGGTGCTCGCCGCACAATATGAAAGCCTGGTGCTGCCGCTGTCGATCATCCTGATCGTGCCGATGTGCCTGCTCGCGGCGATGATCGGCGTGAACCTCAGGGGCATGGACAACAACGTGCTGACCCAGATCGGCCTCGTCGTGCTGATCGCGCTCGCGGCGAAGAACGCCATTCTGGTGGTCGAATTCGCCAAACAGGCGGAGGAACAGGACGGCCTGTCCCCGGTCGAGGCCGCCGTCCGCGCGGCGCAGGACCGGTTGCGGCCGATCCTGATGACCAGCTTCGCGTTCATCCTGGGTGCGGTGCCGCTGCTGATCGCCAAGGGC
The sequence above is a segment of the Sphingomonas insulae genome. Coding sequences within it:
- a CDS encoding efflux RND transporter periplasmic adaptor subunit, which produces MNMHAPIDTAITTPVPPRDRRWRRAALVLVPLAAAGLGYGLIDHDAPAAAAPPPPSVTVAQPLVREVNEWDDYVGRFEPSRSVEVRPRVSGAITAIHFTDGAIVQKGQLLFTIDPRPFAASLAEARAGLASAQSDVALARADLDRANRLIADDAVSKSDVDQLNARLRAATAALAAAQARVRSRALDVEFTQVRAPIGGRISDRRIDAGNLVAADDANGTLLTTINALDPIYFTFDGSEALFLKTKRAAASGAGLTPVEVRLQDEGDYRWKGRLDFTDNGLDPKSGTIRGRAVLANPGLFLTPGMFGNMRLGRGGTTRALLVPDAAVQTDQARKTLLTVAADGSVTAKPVQLGPVLGGLRVVRAGLSPGDRVVISGTQMAMPGAKVTAKIGRIVPAPNAANPEGGAAPLAGEVTFAR
- a CDS encoding efflux RND transporter permease subunit, which encodes MRFSRFFITRPIFAAVIAVIITIVGAIAYWGLPVSQYPDIVPPTVTVTATYPGASAETVAETVAAPIEQEINGVDNMLYQSSQSTGDGTVTITVTFRLGTDLDAAQVLVQNRVAVAVPRLPQEVQRLGVVTRKTSPDFLMVVNLVSPDHSLDRGYISNYALTQVRDRLARIEGVGDVRLFGARDYAMRVWIDPGRAAALNLTAGDIVSALRAQNVQVAAGTLGQPPYANGSAFQLNVETQGRLVDPAQFGQVVIRTDADGRQVRVADVARVELGAADYASNTYLSGEPTVIAAVFQRPGSNALAAAEAVSAEMRTMAKSFPKGLEYRVIYNPTEFIAQSIDAVKHTLVEAMILVVLVILVFLQKWRAAIIPIVAIPVSLIGTFAVLAALGYSLNNLSLFGLVLAIGIVVDDAIVVVENVERNLERGLSPLEAARTSMDEVSGALVAIVLVLCAVFVPTLFLTGLSGAFYQQFAVTISTATIISLLLSLTLSPALAAMLLKAHDHTHDGNRLTRIVRRAGDAFNRGFERMSMRYASLTAALVARPRRMMTVYVGLIAATAALFWATPSGFIPAQDQGYFLTVVQLPSGASVERTDAVVQKVARRILPLAGVKGAVMLAGFDGPSQTLAPNAAAAYIPLKSFEDREALGVTLAGIMDEARKATADIDEARILVIPPPLIQGIGSAGGYRLIVQDKNGGSYQKLGEETGKLIAKANQTEGLAQVFTFFDSATPRIFADIDRAKADMLGVPPERVFEALQVYLGSAFVNDFNLLGRTYRVTAQADAPFRATTADIANLKTRSNSGAMVPIGSVSTFRDKTGPYRVTRYNLFPAVEVDGDTAPGYSSGRSLVTMEKVAAETLPAGYGTEWTGIAFQQKAAGSTAAIVFALAVVFVFLVLAAQYESLVLPLSIILIVPMCLLAAMIGVNLRGMDNNVLTQIGLVVLIALAAKNAILVVEFAKQAEEQDGLSPVEAAVRAAQDRLRPILMTSFAFILGAVPLLIAKGAGAELRQALGTAVFFGMIGVTGFGLLFTPTFYVVCRALGDRLARRRRTAPAAPHALPAE